The segment CCAGTGCCTCCGGGACAACCTGGGCGAGGACGTCGCCTCGGCGAACCTGGTCCTCGGGGGATCGGACTCGCTCCTTGCCCACTCGGGAGAGCAGGTCGTCGACCTGCTGAAGGGTGGCCAGGGCGTGCTCAACATCGTCCCCCTGGCCGGCGTCAAGGAGGCGATCGACGCCGCCATCCTGCGGCTGGCGCCCGAGGGCGAGGCACCCGCTCAGCACGCGAGCGGGACCACCGAGCAGACCGAGCCGGTCGCCAGATCCGCGGTCGGCCAAGGGGGGTAGGGCACCCTGGACAGAAGCGGCCTCCCATACGAGAGCGTCCGCTTCGCCCACAACTCGGAGCGGCAGTTTGCCAAGCTCCTCGACTTCTACGGGATCATCTGGCAGTACGAGCCCGTCGAGTTCACCCTGGAGCGGGACACCAATGGCGCACCCGCCGCGGCTCTCCGGCCCGACTTCTATCTGCCCGCGTACGACCTCTACATCGAGATCACCACCCTCAACCAGCGTCTGGTGACGAAGAAGAACGCCAAGGTGCGACGTCTCCGCCAGCTGCACCCCGAGGTGAAGATAAAGATCTTCTACCAGCGTGACTATCTGAACCTCCTGGTCAAGTACGGCCTGGAAGAGCCCTCGCAGTTGGCCGACGCCGGCCTCGACACGGTCGAGCCCCGTCCCCTCTCCTTCGAGCCCGAGGACGACTAGCCCGGCTCGGGAGGCCGGCGCAAGGACGCTGCGCTCGGCTGGGCACACCCTGGGGAGGCCGTAGGCTGGCGGGCGTGACAACCCAGCGCTCGCCGTTGGCAGCCGCCCATGAGTCGCTCGGCGCGCGCTTTGTCGACTTCGGCGGATGGGAGATGCCGATCTCCTATCCGGCGGGGACGGTGGCCGAGCATCGGGCGTGCCGGAGCGCCGCCGTCGCCTTCGACGTGAGTCACCTGGGCACGGTGCGAGTCGAAGGGCGTGACGCCTTCGAGCGGCTCCAGCGCAGCCTGACCAACGACCTTCGGCGCATCGGTCCCGGCCGAGCGCAGTACACCCATCTCCTCGACGAGGCCGACGGCTCGGTGATCGACGACATCATCGTGTGGTGGGTCGCGCCGACCCGCTTCGACGTGATGCCCAATGCCTCGAACACCGCCAGCGTCAGGGGTGCCCTGGGCGGTCCCGACGTGACCCGTGAGCGGGCGGTGATCGCCATACAGGGGCCGACCGCCCGCCAGCAGCTGGCGTCCGTGAGCACGGCCGCGGCGACGGTGTCCCGCTTCGGGGTGGCTGTCTTCGACTGGGACGGCGCCGACTGCGTGGCCGCTGGGACCGGTTACACGGGCGAGGACGGCGTCGAGTGCGCCGTGCCGGTTGCCCGGGCGGAGGCCTTCTGGTGGGCCGTGCTGGACCAGGGGGTGGTCCCTGCCGGGCTCGGCGCGCGCGACACGCTCCGGCTGGAGGCGGGCCTGCCCCTGCACGGTCATGAGCTGGGACCGGGGATCACCCCCCTCCAGGCCGGGTTGGGCTGGGTGGTCGGCTGGGACAAGGGGGAGTTCCGGGGGCGGGAGGCCCTCGAGGCCGAGCGCCGCCGGGGGATCGCTCGGCGACTCCGGGGATTGGTGACCGAGGGGCGCCAGCCTCCTCGCGACGGCAACGACGTGCGCGATGGTGACCGGCTCCTCGGCCGGGTGACGAGCGGGAACTACTCTCCCGTGCTCGAGCGGGGGATCGGGATGGCCCTGGTCGCGCCGGACGTCGAGCCCGGCGCGGCGGTGACGATCGACGTGCGTGGGCGACCAGTCGATGCCAGCGTCGTGACGCTGCCCTTCGTCGGTCCCCGCGCCACCGCGAGAAGGGGTGTGTGAGCCAGTGGGTCACTACGTTCCGCACACCGACGCCGAGATCGACGTCATGCTGGCCGCCTTGGGGCTGACGTCGGTGGAGGAGCTGTTCGCTTCCGTCCCCCAGGCGCTCCGCCTGGCCGGCGGGCTCGATCTGCCCGCGGGGCTGGGCGAGCCGGACGTGCTGGCTCGGCTCGAAGAGCTGGCCGGGCGCAACCAGGTGGACGGACGGGACCTGGTCTGCTTCGCCGGGGCGGGCGCCTATGACCACGAGGTACCTGCGGCGACCCGGTCGCTGGCCGGCCGGGCCGAGTTCGTCACCGCCTACACGCCGTATCAGCCCGAGGTGGCCCAGGGCGTGCTCCAGGCCCTGTTCGAGTTCCAGACCATGATCGCCCGGCTGGCCGGTGTCGGCATCGCCAACGCCTCCTTGTACGACGGCGCCAGCGCCACCGTGGAAGCGGTGAACCTGGCCACGTCCTCCACCCGTCGGTCGACGGTGTGGATCTCCGAGGGCGTGCACCCGCACTGGCGCCAGGTCGTGAGGACGTTCGCCGCCGGAGAGGGTCGCGAGGTGGTCGAGATCCCCCTCGACGACGGCGTGACGGCGTGGCCGGACGAGCCGCACGACGTCGGCGCCGTCATCACCGCCTACCCGAACTACCTGGGCTGCCTGGAGGACCTCGGTCGGGCTCGGCAGGTGGCCGACGGCGCCGGGGCGCCGCTCGTCGTGGCCTTCGACCCGGTGGCGGCCGGACTGCTCCGCTCACCGGGGTCGTGGGGAGCCGACGTGGTGGTGGGCGAGGGTCAGGCCTTCGGGACGGCGCTCAATTTCGGCGGCCCCTACCTGGGGCTCTTCGCGTGCACCGAGGAGCACGTGCGCCGCCTGCCCGGCCGCCTGGTGGGCGAGACGGTCGACACGGAGGGCCGCCGTGCCTACGTCACCACGCTGCGGACCAGGGAACAGGACATCCGCAGGGAGCGGGCGTCGTCGAACGTCTGCACCAACCAGACTCTGATGGCCGTGACGGCGGCGATCCAGCTCGGGTGGCTGGGCACGGGCGGGCTCGTCGAGGTGGCTCTCCGCTGCGCCCGGGGTGCCCGCTACTGCCGTGAGGCGCTGCTCGCGGTCGACGGCGTCGAGCCACTCGTCTCGGCGCCCGTCCTGCGCGAGTTCGCCGTCCGGGCCCCCGTCGACGGCGAGGTGCTCGTCGAGCGGCTGGCCGAGGAGGGCTTCCTCGCCGGGGTGCCGCTCGGGCCCGGTCTGGAGGCCAGTGGGTGCGAGGGTGGCTTGCTCGTGGCGGTCACCGAGCGCCGGACGAGGGAGGAGATCGACGCCTTCGCCGCCGCCTTCGAGAAGGCCGTGCGGTGATGGACCGGGAGGGCGCGGGCGCCGCCACCAGCGCCGGGACGAGCGCCGCCACCGACCCCGCCGGGGGGCGGGCCTCGAGCGCGCCGCTCATGGGTCGGGAGTCCGAGCCGACCATCTTCGAGCTCTCGCAGCCCGGCCGGCGGTCATGGTCCCTGCGCACCACGGGTGTACCAGAGTGGTCGGCGCCGGAGCTGGTGCCCGAGGCGCACCTGCGGTCCGAGCCGGTCGAGGTGGCCGAGGTGTCCGAGCGCGACCTCGTGGCGCACTTCACCCGGCTCTCGCACCGGCAGTACGCGGTGGACGTCGGGGCCTATCCCCTCGGGTCGTGCACGATGAAGTACAACCCCAAGCTGTGCGACGAGGTCGCCTCCCTCCCCGGCCTGACCCGCGCCCACCCCGCTGCTCCCGCGTCACTGGTGCAGGGGTGGCTGGAGCTGCTGGTCGCGCTGGAGGAAGCCCTGTGCAAGGTGACAGGGATGACGGCGGCCACCTTGCAGCCGGCGGCGGGCGCGGCCGGCGAGCTCACCGGGTTGATGCTGATGCGGGCCTGGCACTCGGCGCAGGGGAACGGGTCAGGGCGGCGACGGGTGATCATCCCCGACTCCGCCCACGGGACCAACCCGGCCTCGGTCACCCTCGGCGGCTACGAGGTGACGACGGTTGCCTCCGATGCCAGAGGTTGCGTCGACGTGGACGCCCTCGAGGCCGTACTCGACGACACGGTGGCTGGCATCATGCTCACCAACCCGAACACCCTCGGGCTGTTCGAGGAGGACATCGCCACCATCGCCGCGGCCGTGCACGACGTCGGTGGGTTGCTCTACTACGACGGGGCCAATCTCAACGCCATCCTCGGTGTGGCCCGCCCCGGCGACATGGGCTTCGACATCGTGCACATGAACCTGCACAAGACGTTCGCCACGCCCCACGGCGGCGGGGGACCGGGCGCAGGGCCGGTGGCGGTATCGGAGCGGCTGGCGCCCTTCCTGCCCGGACCGCGTCCCGTGCGCCGTCCCGGCGGCCAGGAGGACCAGGCCGACGGCTACGGGTGGGAGATGCCGGAGCGCTCCATCGGCCGGGTGCACTCCTGGCACGGCAACGCCGTGGTCCTGGCCCGGGCGTACGCCTACGTCCTCGCCAACGGCGGTGACGGCCTGCGGCGGGTGGCCGACGCCGCCGTGCTCAACGCCAACTGGCTGCGCCAGCGCCTGCGCGGCTCCTACGACATCCCCTACGACCGGCCCAACATGCACGAGCTGGTGATCTCGGCCGCCAACCTGAAGCGGCGCAGCGGCGTCAAGGCGCTCGACGTGGCGAAGCGACTGCTGGAGGAGGGCTTCCACTCTCCGACGGTGTACTTCCCGCTGACCGTCGAGGAGGCCCTCATGATCGAGCCGACCGAGACCGAGAGCCCGCAGACGCTCGAAGCCCTGGGCCACGCCCTCGAGGTCATCGCCGCCGAGGCCCTCGGTGGCGATCCCGGCCCGGCGAAGGCGGCGCCGCGGACCACGCCGGTCTCCCGGGTCGACGAGGCCCGGGCGGCCCGCCAGCTCGTTCCGACCTGGGACGCCCGGGGCTGAGCAGGCCGCGGGTCCGGACGGCGGCGCCCTCGCGTGCGGCGCCCTTTCCGGGGGTCGCCTCGGCGGCGCTGCGGCTCCCAGCGGGGCTGGCCTATGGTCGGCGGACGCAGGACTAGAGAGGAGTCGTGATGGCCCCGAACGTCGACGTCAGCCTGGGCAGCTGGTTCGCGAGGCGGGCGGCCGCCACCCCGGACCGCCCGGCGATCAGCTTCGAGGGGACCACACGCACCTACGCCCAGTTCCTCGATCGAGTCGATCGCCTGGCGGCCGGCCTGCGGGCTGGCGGCGTCAGCCACGGCGACAGGGTCGGGTTCCTCGGGCTCAACTCGCCGGCGTTCCTCGAGGCGATGTTCGCCGCGTCCCGCCTGGGGGCGAGCTTCGTGCCCCTGAACTTCCGCCTCACCGGCCCCGAGCTGGCCTTCATCATCGGCGACGCCGGGATCCACACCCTGGTGGCTGACGGCCCGCACCGTGCGGTCGCCGACTCGGTGCGCCCACGCGTGCCGGTGCGTCGCTACCTGGGAGCCGACCACGTGGTCGCCGACGGGTGGGAGCTGCTCGAGGACGTCATCGCCAGCCACCGCCCGATCACCGCCACCGAGCCGATCGGCGACGACGAGGTCGCGGCCATCATGTACACCTCGGGCACGACCGGGCGGCCCAAGGGGGCCATGCTCACCCACGGCAACCTCTGGTGGAACAACATCAATGCCCTCCACACCCTTGACATCGTCCAGGACGACGTCACCCTCGTTGTCGCGCCGCTGTTCCACATCGGCGGCTTGAACGTCACCACGCTCGTCACCTGGCAGAAAGGTGGCGAGGTGGTGCTGCACCGCAGCTTCGACCCGGGCGCCTGCCTCGAGGCCATCGCCGGGCGCGACGTGACGACCATGTTCGCCGTGCCGGCGATGCTCCTGCTCATGAGCCAGCACCCCGGCTTCGGCGAGGCCGACCTCACCAGCCTGCGGATGGTGGTCTGCGGGGGAGCGCCCGTGCCCGAGGCGCTCATCAAGACCTACAACGGCGCGGGCGTTCCCATCAACCAGGGCTACGGCTTGACCGAGACGGCACCCCTCGTGACGTTCCTCACGCCGGAGTTCGCGCTGGAGAAGGTGGGGTCGGCCGGCCGGACTCCGCTGTTCACCGAGGTGCGACTGGCGGGGGCGCAGGGCGGCGTGGTGGTCGAGCCACTGGCCCGCGGCGAGGTGTGCGTGCGGGGACCCAACGTGATGAAGGGGTACTGGAACCAGCCTGAGGCCACGGCGGCCGCCATCGACAGCGAGGGCTGGTTCCACACCGGGGATCTCGGCTATGTCGACGAGGACGGGTTCCTCTTCATCGTCGATCGGGTGAAGGACATGGTGCTCACCGGTGGCGAGAACGTGTATCCGGCCGAGGTGGAGGGCGCGCTCTTCCAGCATCCGGCCGTCGCCGATGTCGCCGTCGTCGGTGTGCCCGACGAGCGCTGGGGAGAGACGGTGGTGGCGGTCGCGGTGGCGAAGGAGAACGCGTCGCTGACCCTGGAGGACCTGCGCGACGTCGCCGGCCGCTCCCTGGCCCGCTACAAGCTGCCGACCCGCTTGGAGGTGGTCGACGCCTTGCCTCGCAACCCGGCGGGAAAGATCCTCAAGTTCGAGCTCCGGGAGCGGCTCGGAGCGGGTCCGGACACGAAACGGAGCTGAGCCGTATGCGTATCGGATTGTTCATCGCGACCATCAATCCCATCGCCACCCCCGAGTTCCTCGCCTCGATGGCACGTGGAGCGGAGGAGGGCGGCTTCTCGTCGGTGTGGGTGGGGGAGCACGCCGTGCTCGTCGACGAGTACGAGTCACGCTATCCGTACGCCGACGACGGCAAGATCCCACTCACGGGCGACGTCGGTCTGCTGGAGCCCTTCGACGCGCTGTCGTTCCTGGCCGGGGTGACCTCGACGGTGCGGCTGGGCACGGCCGTGTGCCTGCTTCCCCAGCGCAATCCCGTCTACACCGCCAAGGACGTCTCGACGGTCGACTGGTTGTCGGGGGGTCGCTTGGACTTCGGCATCGGCGTGGGCTGGCTGCGGGACGAGTTCGAGGCCGTGGCCGCGCCCTTCGAGCACCGGGGCGAGCGCTGCCGGGAGTACATCGAGGTCATGCGCAGCCTGTGGTGCGAAGACCCCTCGGAGCACCAGGGGAGGTTCTATTCATTGCCTCGCTGTCGGATGTTCCCCAAGCCGGTGCAGGAGCCGCACCCGCCCCTGTACTTCGGGGGCGAGAGCGACGCCGCCCTACGCCGTGTGGCCGATCTCGGCCACGGTTGGCACGGCTTCAACCTCGCCGCCGACGAGGCGGCCGAGCGGGTGGCCCGCCTGGAGCGCATGCTCGAGGAGCGGGGCCGGACCCTTGCCGACGTCGACGTGACCGTCTCGTCCTATCTCAAGCCCGTTGAACCCGAGAGCGTCGCCGCCTACCGGGATGCGGGGGTCGACCAGCTCGTGCTCCCCGCCTTCGCCACCGACAGTCAGAAGATGAGCGAGCTTCTCTCCGGACTGTCGGAGCGGTTCGTGGAGCCGGCCGGGGCGCTGTAGCTACTCGAGCAGGTCGGGCTGCTCCCGCACGATGCGGTCGTAGAGCGGCTGGAAGCTGAACCAGCCGGCAATGTTGCTGCCGACCTGCGTGGACGTGAGCTTGGCCATGTCCTCTTCGATCAGCACCGGCTTGCCGGCGGCCTCGGCGAGGAGCTGAGCCTGGCACGAGCGTTCCATGGTGATGAACCACCAGGCCGCCTCGTCGACGGACTGGCCGACGGTGAGCAGCCCGTGGTTGCGCAGGATGACGGCCTTGGAGTCAGCGAGGGAGTGGGCGAGGCGCTTGCCCTCCTCGAGGTCGAGGACGACACCGGTGTAGTCGTCGAACAGGGCGTGGTCCCCGTAGAAGGCGCACACGTCCTGGGTGATGGGGTCGAGCTTGCGTCCGAGCGCCGACCACGACTTGCCGTAGATCGAGTGGGCATGGGCCGC is part of the Acidimicrobiales bacterium genome and harbors:
- a CDS encoding LLM class F420-dependent oxidoreductase — its product is MRIGLFIATINPIATPEFLASMARGAEEGGFSSVWVGEHAVLVDEYESRYPYADDGKIPLTGDVGLLEPFDALSFLAGVTSTVRLGTAVCLLPQRNPVYTAKDVSTVDWLSGGRLDFGIGVGWLRDEFEAVAAPFEHRGERCREYIEVMRSLWCEDPSEHQGRFYSLPRCRMFPKPVQEPHPPLYFGGESDAALRRVADLGHGWHGFNLAADEAAERVARLERMLEERGRTLADVDVTVSSYLKPVEPESVAAYRDAGVDQLVLPAFATDSQKMSELLSGLSERFVEPAGAL
- the gcvT gene encoding glycine cleavage system aminomethyltransferase GcvT, producing MTTQRSPLAAAHESLGARFVDFGGWEMPISYPAGTVAEHRACRSAAVAFDVSHLGTVRVEGRDAFERLQRSLTNDLRRIGPGRAQYTHLLDEADGSVIDDIIVWWVAPTRFDVMPNASNTASVRGALGGPDVTRERAVIAIQGPTARQQLASVSTAAATVSRFGVAVFDWDGADCVAAGTGYTGEDGVECAVPVARAEAFWWAVLDQGVVPAGLGARDTLRLEAGLPLHGHELGPGITPLQAGLGWVVGWDKGEFRGREALEAERRRGIARRLRGLVTEGRQPPRDGNDVRDGDRLLGRVTSGNYSPVLERGIGMALVAPDVEPGAAVTIDVRGRPVDASVVTLPFVGPRATARRGV
- a CDS encoding long-chain fatty acid--CoA ligase; protein product: MAPNVDVSLGSWFARRAAATPDRPAISFEGTTRTYAQFLDRVDRLAAGLRAGGVSHGDRVGFLGLNSPAFLEAMFAASRLGASFVPLNFRLTGPELAFIIGDAGIHTLVADGPHRAVADSVRPRVPVRRYLGADHVVADGWELLEDVIASHRPITATEPIGDDEVAAIMYTSGTTGRPKGAMLTHGNLWWNNINALHTLDIVQDDVTLVVAPLFHIGGLNVTTLVTWQKGGEVVLHRSFDPGACLEAIAGRDVTTMFAVPAMLLLMSQHPGFGEADLTSLRMVVCGGAPVPEALIKTYNGAGVPINQGYGLTETAPLVTFLTPEFALEKVGSAGRTPLFTEVRLAGAQGGVVVEPLARGEVCVRGPNVMKGYWNQPEATAAAIDSEGWFHTGDLGYVDEDGFLFIVDRVKDMVLTGGENVYPAEVEGALFQHPAVADVAVVGVPDERWGETVVAVAVAKENASLTLEDLRDVAGRSLARYKLPTRLEVVDALPRNPAGKILKFELRERLGAGPDTKRS
- a CDS encoding MerR family transcriptional regulator, yielding MAEDGFRGPQVCAIVGITYRQLDYWARTDLLVPSISEARGSGTQRRYSYRDLLELKVIKQLLDAGVSLQSTRRAIQCLRDNLGEDVASANLVLGGSDSLLAHSGEQVVDLLKGGQGVLNIVPLAGVKEAIDAAILRLAPEGEAPAQHASGTTEQTEPVARSAVGQGG
- a CDS encoding class II aldolase/adducin family protein gives rise to the protein MPEKGLPLPPQFSSVEDERLHRKQRLAASFRLFSRFGFDEGVAGHITARDPERLDHFWVNPFGVHFGHIRVSDLILVNDKGEVVEGDYTVNTAAFAIHSQVHAARPDVVAAAHAHSIYGKSWSALGRKLDPITQDVCAFYGDHALFDDYTGVVLDLEEGKRLAHSLADSKAVILRNHGLLTVGQSVDEAAWWFITMERSCQAQLLAEAAGKPVLIEEDMAKLTSTQVGSNIAGWFSFQPLYDRIVREQPDLLE
- the gcvPA gene encoding aminomethyl-transferring glycine dehydrogenase subunit GcvPA, whose translation is MGHYVPHTDAEIDVMLAALGLTSVEELFASVPQALRLAGGLDLPAGLGEPDVLARLEELAGRNQVDGRDLVCFAGAGAYDHEVPAATRSLAGRAEFVTAYTPYQPEVAQGVLQALFEFQTMIARLAGVGIANASLYDGASATVEAVNLATSSTRRSTVWISEGVHPHWRQVVRTFAAGEGREVVEIPLDDGVTAWPDEPHDVGAVITAYPNYLGCLEDLGRARQVADGAGAPLVVAFDPVAAGLLRSPGSWGADVVVGEGQAFGTALNFGGPYLGLFACTEEHVRRLPGRLVGETVDTEGRRAYVTTLRTREQDIRRERASSNVCTNQTLMAVTAAIQLGWLGTGGLVEVALRCARGARYCREALLAVDGVEPLVSAPVLREFAVRAPVDGEVLVERLAEEGFLAGVPLGPGLEASGCEGGLLVAVTERRTREEIDAFAAAFEKAVR
- the gcvPB gene encoding aminomethyl-transferring glycine dehydrogenase subunit GcvPB, which produces MDREGAGAATSAGTSAATDPAGGRASSAPLMGRESEPTIFELSQPGRRSWSLRTTGVPEWSAPELVPEAHLRSEPVEVAEVSERDLVAHFTRLSHRQYAVDVGAYPLGSCTMKYNPKLCDEVASLPGLTRAHPAAPASLVQGWLELLVALEEALCKVTGMTAATLQPAAGAAGELTGLMLMRAWHSAQGNGSGRRRVIIPDSAHGTNPASVTLGGYEVTTVASDARGCVDVDALEAVLDDTVAGIMLTNPNTLGLFEEDIATIAAAVHDVGGLLYYDGANLNAILGVARPGDMGFDIVHMNLHKTFATPHGGGGPGAGPVAVSERLAPFLPGPRPVRRPGGQEDQADGYGWEMPERSIGRVHSWHGNAVVLARAYAYVLANGGDGLRRVADAAVLNANWLRQRLRGSYDIPYDRPNMHELVISAANLKRRSGVKALDVAKRLLEEGFHSPTVYFPLTVEEALMIEPTETESPQTLEALGHALEVIAAEALGGDPGPAKAAPRTTPVSRVDEARAARQLVPTWDARG